From Camelina sativa cultivar DH55 unplaced genomic scaffold, Cs unpScaffold04642, whole genome shotgun sequence:
ATAACTGACCATATTCTGTCATAGAATTTCTCTAGCTGTATATGTAATGACAGTTCCCTCTCTCCTTTACGGTTTAGTGATCCCATCAATGCATCGAGCTGGATATAGAGAAACATACACAAAATTGAACAAGATTTATACAATCAAATGATCAAACAAGGAAATGAACCACGTGGATTGATGATACCTCTTCCTTGGAGGTATAATAGCCCCATTCTTTGGAATCAGAATCCTCAACAAATATCCTACCATTGCTTCGGAACCACCAGTACCTGTTGTAATCCCGATCTTTACCTAAGGTGTTTGTACGTATGACTATTTTCTCCATCTCTCGTTCATAGTATTTCCTCTGCATGTAACATTAAAAGTTCACACTTGATGTGCATAAACAAAAAAGCACACACGTGCATATATGAAAACAACcacatatcaaaaataattatgtggGGAAGGACTCTACCCTCTGTTCGGGCCCCCTCCTTTCCGAAGTTCCTTTCTCATCTTCACTTGCTGATTTTGCCTCCTGCTTCTTCACTGAAAAtcctttctcctcctcttcctcctctgctccatcttcatcttcatcttcctcccccttctcctcct
This genomic window contains:
- the LOC104774687 gene encoding DDT domain-containing protein DDB_G0282237-like, translating into MEKIVIRTNTLGKDRDYNRYWWFRSNGRIFVEDSDSKEWGYYTSKEELDALMGSLNRKGERELSLHIQLEKFYDRI